ATGAGTTACAACCCCTCGTGGTCGACAACGTGACCCACCAAATACTCGATGGTAATCAGTCGATTATTGGCATTATGGTGGAAAGCAACCTGAAGGCTGGCAACCAGAAAATCCTACCAAATTTGGACGATATGGAATATGGAGTTTCTGTTACCGATAAATGTATCGATTGGGAAACTACCGAGACTCTGCTATTGAGTATGGCTGAGCAACTACGTGAGCCCCTTAAAGTGCGCATTTCTTAGACAGACTTTCTTAAGAGGCCCCTTACGGGCCTCTTTCCTATCATTTGCTGATAATTGTAATATCTGCCCTTTATTAAATTACACTCCCCACTTGATAAAGCCCCTACAAAAGGGGTACTTTTGCCGTGCCGTGATACACATCTGTCATATATTCCCTCAAGCCAGCAAAGTGTGCATTAGCGGCTTAGTTAGTTGTGGTCGGATTCTGGCGCCTAATCTTGTACCTAGAGGAAAATAGGAAGACGGCAAACATGGAACTGCAGTCCAACAAGGTGGCCACCTATATTATTGGTGGGTTTACTCTGACCTGGCTGATAGTCAGCCTTAGTTTTGCCCTTGATGGTGGCTCTACCATCTCCTGGCTTGCCACCGCGCTGTGTACACTTTTATCTATAGTCACCCTTTCCTTCAAGGCAACACATTACATCGATGGAGAATCAAAAAGCTATATCTCCAAGCGGCAAGCCCTATGGCACTGCTGGACGGAAACGCAATCTCTAGAAGCTTTTAAGGGAGTTAAAGTTATCCCTTACTCACCTCACAATACTAATCGTAAAAGTAACCTTTCCAGCTGGCAGGTTATATTGGTTTTTCTCCATAGCAATAGGAGAGATTACATTCAGGCTCAGATCTTTCCCTCCAGGGAAGATGCGATGGCTTACGCACATCAACTTGCACTATTTACCGCGCTCCCTCTACTCGACTAGCTCCCCTATTATCCGATAAGTGGTGGGACTACTTGCCATCCCACCTTACTCTATACAGCTGATACAGTTATTTCCGAGCTTTAGCAGTATATCTGAATCTACACTATCCTACCTCTCAGTCAAATCAAACAAAAGCCAGGAGCTTCGAAATGGACTCAATTCAGTGGGAAATGTCGAGCTCTACTATTGCTCGCAAATTAGATGAAGATGCCCACCAAGTCACTTTTTCTCCGCCTCACCTCGATAAAGTGAAGCAGGGCGAACTACTTAAATTTCACGCTCATATTAATGTCGAGCAAATGCCTGAGGGGCATCATCTAAAGAAAGCCACCATATTTTCCAATGTTCCTAATGGTGGAACCTGGGAACTGATCTGTGATGAAGGCACAGCAGTTGGCGGTAGAGGCAGTGCCCCGTCTCCAATTATGTACTTTTCTGCAGGTCTAGCCCTTTGCATGATGTCTCACATCGAAATGCTAGCAAAACTCGCGGCAATTAATCTAAAGAATGTAAGGCTAGAACAGAAAACTGAATTCTCAACGACTTTAAACTTGGGGGGCATCAGACCTGAAAATGTATTCGGTAAAGGTGACAAGGTAGAGATACACTTAATTATTGAAAGCGATGAGCCCGAAGAAAAACTGGTGGAATTTATGCATTGTTGCCGGCAAGCCTGCATGTCCCTTCAAACCGTTGCTAGCGCGACACCGGTCGATACCCAACTATTCATTAACAACAAAGCTATTGAATTTGATTAAACCCAAGTATGGCCTCCCAATCTACGAGGCCATACTCTATTACCGCGCCTAATTGTCATCCATTTCCTCGAGCCTAGCTTTAGATAAGGCGGAAGCAACGAGCCCTGTGGGAATCGCAACCACTCCCAAACCGATCAAAAGAACAAAGAAAGTAAATACTCTTCCTCCGAGAGTAACTGGGTACATATCGCCATATCCTACTGTGGTCAAGGTTGTTACTGCCCACCACAAGCTATGAAAGATAGATTTAAATTGTTCTGGCTGGGCAGTATTCTCAAAATAATAGATACCCACCGCAGCCAAATAAAGTAAAATCAGTGCAGTCACACCAAACAGAACTAACTCCTCTTTGACCATACGAAATGCACGGCTAAATCTAGCCACAGCTTTACTATAACGCAATAGCTTAAGAACCCTAAAAACTTGAAATAACCGAACAACCCTAAGCGCCCTTAAGTCCAACCCCGAAGCAATATAAAATGGCAAGAATGCCAGAAGATCAATCAAACCATAAAAACTAAATATAAAGTTCAACTTATTTTTTGCGACATATACTCGACCTAGATATTCCACAGTAAAAACTATCACCGAGAAAACCTCAAAGGCATGCAAAAAACCCTTCTGACTTTGAGTTAAATCCGGGATAGTACTAATTGAAAATGAAACTAACGATGCGACTATCAAACACTGAATAAATATAGAGAAATACTTCCCTGATTTGCTTTCATAATTGTCAATCAACCTTCTCGCACTCAACATCACTCTTGGAGTCCCAGTTTAAATAGCTAAATATTTAAATCGCAGTATAACATGCACCAATTAACAACCCACCACCCCACATTTATAGATACCAAATCAAGCCCCCTTAGTGTGACACATGTCAAAATCACTCATACTGAGCGTATTAACATCTCTATAAACCACACCTACAAAGCCACCCTGGGACATAAACATATAAGCACCAATAAAGACGCTCACCGTCCAATTAGCACCCTACATCCAAACAAAAGCTCCCCCAATACAAAAAACTTCTATTTTAAATACATAACTATATGGAGCATCGCCTAACACACCGCCATTCAAAAATTATTCACTAATCAAGAATTTCATGACCTCGCAATGATGTGTAATTGACTCAATCTCAAACCCTTGAGAAACCGCCAAAAAAATGCGGTATTATGACAAACATAATTGAAAAGGAGTTTGAAGCCATGCCATTACAAGATCAAATAAATTCACGTAACGCACTCAGGGCATTGAAAGCTGACCCTCAAACTGCCCTACAAAACTACCGATTACAGATCGGCCTCCAGCCAGGGCATCAAACGCAGCTGGCTCGAGTGCCATTTTCTCTAAACATGGGGAATATCAGTATCGGCCCCGGCGCAGCGAATAATGACAGCAGGATCTACATTCAGGCCCTCACCACTCCGACCCGCGGGCACAGCTCTGTCAATCGATATACAGCACTATTGCGGCCCAATACAGCAAATGCAGATTTTTGGGTAACTGAGCGCCAAACTGGCTGCAGCTTGATTATTCTTGACTGGGGTGGCGGCCAGCTATCTATGGGGCATTTGCAACCCCATCCATTTAATAGTTATAACCAGGTAAATCAAGGAATCATTAATAATACTCCTCTCAGTGTATTTGCTAGCGCGCAGAGAAGCTATTTACGAACTGATGTCACCCAGCTGATCGATGCCTCTAAAATTGGCGGCTTGGACCCTAATCGTTATATTTTGATTCAATCAAACTTTGCGGCCATTAATCTGCAAAATAAAAACGTAATAGGTGTTAAGGAAACGGGCCAATGGAACTTTTATATGCAAACCAATGGTGTGAATAGAACTGTACAGCGGCTCGTATGGACCGACTGGAGTTCCTACCTACCCTATTTTGCCTACTAATAATCAGGTTTCTAAAAAGGCCAGATTGGTTGAATAGAGTATCAATCTGGCCAGCAGAAGGTCGCATATAGCATGTACGGGAAAGGGTACCTGATTGGCATTGTTGCTGCACTTGTCTTATGGCTACTGCTTAGATATGTCGATAAGCGCTACTACCAAAAGAAAAGAGAATTAAAAAGAAAGAAGCTTCAGGAAATTCAAAAGAAAAAAAGAGATGATACGTAAAACCCTGCCATATTTGCTTTTAAGGCTGGATTAAATCCCTCTGCAAGCCCTCAACCAATGCCTGCCAAACTACCTCTACCGCTTTACTTCTTATAGACCTTCCCAAGCACACCAGATGGATCGGTTGCAACTCAGGGCTTCTCCATTGCTGAAAGATAGATATCAACTTGCCCTCCGCTAATTCCCTGCGCACCAGAAGAGGATCAATCATAACTATACCTTGGCCCATTGTAGCTAATTCAACTAATGTACGGCCATCATCGACCACCATCGCCGGATCAATGGCAATGGTCTTTATTTCTTTACCTTCGTTAGAAAAGTGCCAGTGATCAATGGTTGTTGTTTGGTTACTAAACACTAAGCATTGATGCTGGCTTAAATCATCTGGAGAATTAGGCTCCCCCCAACTCGCCAAATAATCCGGGCTGGCAAACCACCCCCAACGCTTTTCACCTATTTGGCGCGCTACCAATGAAGAGTCCGGCAAGTGCCCCGTGCGAATGGCAATATCAACGCCTTCATCCAGTAAGTTCACAACCCTATCGCTTAAGTTCACTTGAAAAGTAATTTTTGGAAAACGTTGCTTTAGTAATGGTATGGATGGCAATAAGTACCGCTGCCCCATTAAGGTAGAACAACTTATCTTAACTCTACCAACAGCTTCATCCTGGTGGGAGAGGATCAGGTGTTCGGTATTGCTCATTAGCTGAGCCAAAGTCTCCGTTGCTTCCAACAAAGCAGCACCGGCATCCGTAAGGCGCAATTGCCGCGTACTTCTGTGCAATAGACGCTGATCAACAAACCCCTCCAGCTGTGCCAGCTTCTTGCTGACTGATGAGCGAGGTAAGCCCAGCTGATTAGCAGCCCCCTGAAAACTGCCTTGCTCAATGACCAACCGGAAGACGTACAAATGTCCCAAGTATTGATGTAGATGCTGCATTCTGCCTCATTGCTTCCAAATTAGAACCAAAGTGTTGCCCTAACGGTGCCTTATTGATACCAATCTAACAACATATCCTCCTAAGCCTAATCTTGGCAACTGCCATTCATTGCACCATTACAATCGCAAGAGAGGATCTATGGGACACCAGCAGAGAACAAAAACCATCGCAATCACTGGTGGCACTGCCGGTATTGGACTCGCAACAGCTAAGCACTTTTTATCCGAGGGCTGGCAAGTCATCATCACGGGCCGAAATGCTGAAAAACTGGAACAAACAGCCGAGGATATCGCGGGCCTCTTTGGGAGTAGCGGCCAGCTGACCTGCCACCTATGTGATAGTGGAAAACTCGACCAAATTGAGCAACTGGGAAAAAAATTACAAAACGATGAGGTTAAACTGGATGCCCTTATCTTGAATGCCGGTATTTTCAAGCCTGGGATATTTGAGGAAACCGATGAAGCCCTCTTCGATCACACTTTTGATATCAATGTGAAGGGACCTTTTTTCACGCTGCAAAAATTACTACCGGTGATGAATAACCCCTCCAGCGTGGTTTTGCTTTCAAGTATTGCCGTAGAGAAAACCTTCTCGGGAACTTCCGCTTATAGCGCGAGTAAGTCTGCCATTGAAGGTTATGCCCAGGTCCTGAATGCGGAGTTAGCAGTGAGGGGAATTCGTATCAATAGCGTACGCCCCGGAATCACCCTGACCGAAATCCAGGAAAAAGCCGGCATGAGCCAATCAGACATTCAAAGTCTCTCAGAAAGTATGATGGTTACGCCACTGGGCCGTGCACTTGAGGTAGATGACATAGTGCCAGCAATCCACTACCTGGCCACAGATCACTCAGTCGGTATGCGAAATGCACACCTGAAGGTTGATGGGGGCTACTGCCTCTAACCGGCCTGAAAGTGCGTAAGTGGGGGCCAAGCCCTCCACTTGTGCGAATGAGTACCTTTTGCCGAAGCTTTCTTGTAGTTCAACCCGGCACACTTAAAAATGGGAAATAAGCTACGCAACGAGCCCCAATGCAGCGCGATTACAATATGTAGCTCGCACGATCTCGCGGACCTCTACAGAAACCATCTCCACATCGGGCACGGCTGCACATAGGGCCTTGGCTAGTAAATGAGCCAAGCTTTGTCGCTGCTCAATACTTCTACCTGAAAGCAGACTGCACTCCAGGTGTACAAACGGTGCTGGTTCAGGTCCAACCAAATAGTGCTTGACAGGTAACAAACGAACTTTAATATCCCCCGGCTCAAAGAGTGCAGACTGATCTGCAGCGGCATGGATAGAAGTCAGTAAGCTATCAACATCTACCGACTCAAGTAGGTTAGAAGGACACTGGATAACACAGTGAGGCATAAATACTCCCAGGTAAATTTTGAAAGAAAAGCTACATGACCGGAGCGGGTAGTGTATCCGCTGGCAGTAAGCGATTGATGCTCCAATTCAAGATATGGGACACCCAAAGTCCGTCGTCATCCACATAGATCCCATGTACGAAGCCAAATTGCTTCTGTCCCCGCCCAGGCTGGCCCTGATAGCGCATCTTGAGATCACCAGACAGGTCGTACTGTCGCACTTCCTCGGCCCGCGCATCTGTCATCCACAAAGCATCACCTTTGAGAAACAGGACATAGGGGTAACCTATTCCTCTCCATTGAGTTAAATATTTACCCTTTGAATCAAAGATCTGTACCCTGCGGTTTTCACGATCGGCAATATATAACTGCCCCTCAGAATCAATCACAATGGAGTGAGGGAAATTAAACTCTCCAGGGGCCTCCCCCTGACCACCCCAGGTGGTTACCAAAAGGCCATTCTTATCCAGCTTTACGATGCGGCTGTTGCCTTTATCCACCACATAAATAAATCCATTTCTATCCACTGCAACATCTTGGGGCTGATCGAACAGCACCAAGTTGTAGTCGCGATCAAACCAGCCTTCACTGGCTGCACCTCGCTTCCCCAATACCATGGCTACTTCGCCATCAGGTGCAAATTTCAATACCAGGTGCGTGGCAGTATCGGTAGTCCAAATATTGCCCTTATGGTCTATACGAAGACCATGCGGATTTTCAAACAGTCCCGCGCCAATTTCGCGAACAAAACGCCGCTGTCCATCGAACTCCAACAGCGAATGAGACCCTCGATGAAACACAACAAAGTGGCCATTCTCCCTGCGGACCACCCCCGCAACCTCCCCAAAGTGCCAACCCACTGGCAACTTAAAATCACCCCCCTTGACGTGAAATGGCTGGCTGTTTGGCGGTGCCTCGGCCAGCGTAAAAGCGCTGGGAACCAAAATCAGGCATAGCAATACAATCACTCTCATCAGAAACCCTTCTTAACTTATCGATCTGCCAAGATATTGTGACTTTTTCCTATAAATGCGTTAATAGCATAATTTTGATATTCACTTTTTCCTGCCAGGAAATTATTGGAGGTTCCTTTGGACCGCTTCCACTTAATTCAGGTGTTCACTACGGTGGCGCGATTGGGGTCATTTACCCGTGCCGCCCGGGAATTGGGGTCCACGGTGTCCGCTGTGAGCAAGGCCATCCAACAGCTTGAGCAGCGACTGGGTACTCGGCTAATTCACCGTACTACCCGATCCCAAAGCCTTACGGATGCGGGGCGGGACTACCTGGAAACCACAGAGCGCGTCCTTAATGATCTTAGGGAAGTGGAAGAGCGCCTAACCAGCTCCAAGGGGCAGCCCTCTGGATTGTTGCGGATTACCGCCCCAACGGCTCTGGGGCAGTTCTGGCTGGCACCTAGGCTCCCGAAGTTTACAACTGAGCACCCAGATATCCGTTTGGATCTGATTCTGGATGATCAGCTTCGGGATCTTACCGGTGAAGGGTTTGACCTGGCATTGCGCTCCCAACCTGCGCAGCCCCAGTCAACGCTCTACTCTCATCAAATCGGCCGGCACGATCGGCTCCTGGTAGCATCTCCTGAGTACCTGGCAAGGATTAAGTCTTTTTCCTCCCCCGACCAACTCAATAAATTCCAACTACTGTGTTACAAGTACAGCCGCGATCCACTTTCCTGGACTTTTCAAAAGGGGCAGGAATCGATCACGATTGCCCCCAAGCCCTACTTTTCCAGTAATAACTACTATTCCCTCTACCAAGCAGCCCTGTCTGGCGCCGGTATAGCTTGCCTTTACGATTATTTGGTAGAGCGGGATATGACGGCGGGTAACTTGGTTCAGGTTTTGCCGGATTGGCAGCAATCAAGCAGGCCACTTTTTGCGGTGTATCAGCAGAGAAGGGCCGCCTCCGCCAAGCTGGATGCCTTTTGGAGGTTTCTGGAGGAATGTTTTGAGAACAACGCCTGCTGACACCCATGTAGCATAGGCGTTTGTGTATTTAGTTGGCGCTGGGGGGCGAACCATCTCATTGGCAAGTACAGGGACCCCGCTGTAGGTAGTTTGCAGCTCCCTGGTCACCACAAAACCATATTTGCGATACAGGTTTTTCACCGGGTCGTTGGTTTTGGCAACCTGCAGGTGTACAGCGCCACTGATTTCCCCTAACAGGTACTCCAGCAACTCCCGCCCTACCCCCTGACCTCTAAACGAAGGATGCACAAACAGTGCACGAATCTCATTCTTATATCGCGCGCCATAGCCAAGAACATCACCTTTTTCGTACACATAAATATCCGACTCCATCAGCTGGGCCAAACGTTTTTGATCTTTATCCAGCGGCAGCAGATTGAAACTCCGGCTTTCAAACCGTAGCTCATCGAGTTTTGAACGGGCATATATATCCAGCACACTTGGATAGTCATTTTTATTGTATTTTCTAATCATTTTGAGAGTGAATCTGTACAAAAGAAGGCAAGTTCAAATTTATCTTCCTGATTATCAATTGAAGTAAAGGGGACAACAAGGACTATTCGCTACTTATTCCGTGACGTACATGAAACATTCGACTACTTAAACCAACTCCGAAACCCTATATTGGATACTCGTACAAGTGCGCTAATTAAGAATTGATGAATAATTCTTCCCGGAGCTCAAAGTATTACCACTGCTTTCTCTTTTATCTTCCTTCTTCTACCACTCATTCCAGCTATTTTTTCACTTCAACAATCAAGATTATTTAAGTCGTAGAAGCGGCGACATCTTCAGGTAATCGATCTAGCGGCTCCTGAATTCGCTCAGTTAAGCCAAAGTCCTTAAGAATGCCATAAAGGGCTGGCAGGACTAACAGAATCAAAACGGTTGAACTACTTATCCCAAATACAATACTGGTCACCAGTGGAATCAGTATCTGGGCTTGAAGGCTGGTTTCGAACATCAGTGGCAACAATCCGGCCACTGTTGTCAGTGAGGTAAGGAAAATAGCCCTGAACCGGTCGCGACTGGCTTGACTCGCCGCCGTGTGAACGTCCATTCCCTTTCGGACGCGAAGCTTCACAAACTCTACTAACAGGATTGAATCATTCACCACAATTCCAGTGAGAGAGACAAATCCCATCATGCTGGGCATCGTCATATTCTGTCCCATAATAATATGTCCCCAGACTACACCTATTAACGCCAGAGGAATCGCCATCATCACAATTACAGGTTCGGTATAACTACGAAATTGAAGCGACAGTAGTAAATAGATTCCTATTGCCCCGATCAACAAGGCCTTACCCATCGATAGACCTGTAATGAGGCTATTTTCAATCTCTCCCTTCATGGTTGCCCTTAGGCCCGGAAATTCCTGCTCCAATGGTGCAAAAAAGTTCTGTTGGGTATCCAGCAGAATTTCACTGGCATTGGCCCTCTCTGTAAAAACATCTGCAAAGACCGTAACAACACGCTCACCATTTATTCTCTGGACACGCGCATAGTCCCGGTGCATTTCAATATCGGCAATTGCCATCAAGGGTACACGCTGTCTTGTTTCAGGGTGAATAATGACAAGCTCGTCAAATCGTGACAGCGCACTGCGAGATGGCCCATCCATTCGAACACGAATTTCGTAGGTCTCTCCCTGATACTGCACTTCATCAATCTCTGTGCCCTGATAGGCAGCTCTCAGTTGAGAGGCCACAACACTGGCATCAATACCAGAAGCATAAACCCCCTCCCGCATTCGGACCGTCAGCTGTGGCTTACCAGGACGCAGGTCATCCAGTACATTCACCACTCCTTTGTAACTGCGCAGCCAGTTTTGTAGACGTATAGATATTCCTTTTAGCTGATCAATATCCAGCCCGGACAAGCGAAGGTAAATAGCTCGTCCAGCTGGACCAGGCGATGGCTCCTTATACAAAATCGCGATCGCACCAGGTATATCGCCAGCAGCCTTACTCCAGGCCTGACGTAACTCACTGATACTTGTATGGCGAACTTCTGCAGCCAGTAGGTCGACATTTATTGTGGCTACATGAGATCCACTCTCAAAAGCATCGCCATTCACACCGTAAGTAACACTAATGTGCTCGATAAGTGGCGCTACCTCTTTCCCTGAGAGGTTTCCAGCAGCTAAATACAGGGCCTTCTTCTGATACGCCACCAGCTTTTCCATTTCTACGAGGGAGGTTCCTTGGGGCATTAGAATTCGGGCCTGTAGTAAATCTCCCTCCAATGTAGGAAACCCTTGGAATTTAACTAACCCCGCAGGAAGTAAACTCACCGTAACAAAAAATAGTCCCACTACGCCGCCGACAAAAGCATATCTGTATTCAACCGCTTTATCAGCGACACGCCCGACATACTCTCTCCACAACTCAAATCGCTGAGCAAAAGCGATTTTCCAGGCTGGTGGGTTTTCCTTGTACGAAAGGGCATGACGCAAATGGGCGGGGAGAATAAGAAAGGCTTCAATCAGGCTAACCACTAGTACAGAGATTAAAACAACTGGTAAAACTTTGAGGACCTGCCCCATGTCCCCTTTGATAAAAGCTAATCCAGAAAAAACGATCACGGTAGTAACAGTAGTAACAAATGAGGAGATAACCCCCCTTGCAACACGCTTGGTTCCGATAACCACCGCCTGAAGAGGTGTACGGCCATCCCGGTATTCGGTGGCGATACTTTCCGAAAGCACAATGGCATCATCCATCAAGATGCCAATTGCAATCAGCAACCCCACCAAGCTGATCATATTGATGGATATACCCAAAGCAGTAATCACAGCAAAGGCGCCGAGAAATGAAACGGGCAGGCCCATAACCACCCAAAACACATATCGCCCGCTAAAAAACAAATAGAGGGTCAGCGCAACAAGAATAAGCCCTTGCCAGGCGTTGGTAATAATCATCCTTAAACGATCAGCAACAATTGAGGCGCTATCCTGAGTAAGAATCAACCGCATTTCTTCCGGCAAACGGGCATTTTCCGCTTGTACAAATTCGCGAACCGCTTCCAACACCCTCAAACTGTCATCCACGCTATTTTTCTGAACAACAAGCAATGCGGCTCGCTGCCCATCAAAAGTGATTTTGTCCTCCTCCTTTTCAAAACTGTCGTGGATTGTGGCAATATCACCCAAGCGCACCTCTGCGCCATCCATTCCTTTGACAACAATAAGCTCTTCAAGCTCAGCTGCGGTGCGCCGCTTTTCGGTAAAACGAACCTGATACTCCCGATCAGGTGCAGTTACCTTACCGGCGGGCATATCAATTGCCTGCTTATCGATAATTGCGGCAAGATCGGCAACACTCAGTCCATACTGTCGCAAATTGTAATCTGAAATTTCCACTTGCAATTGATGGTCTGAAAAACCGGAAATTTTGACAATGGGCACCAATGGATGACGAAGTAACTCTCGGCGATAGTGCTCGGCCAATTGGTTGAGCTGGATCAAAGGCAAATCTGCGCTTAGGGCAACACTCACCACCGGCTGGGTACGTCCCAGCTCTTCTATGACTGGCCTTTCGCTCTCAGCAGGAAGGGAGTCTATCGCATCTACTGCAGATTCAATGTCGGCAAGAAACTGCCCCATATCACCTGCTTCCTGCATTTTCAGTTTCATCACGCCAAGATTGTCTGCAGCTTCACAACGGCGCTCATCAATAAATGGGATGCCATCCGTTGCCTCTTCGAGGGGGAGGCAGATACTGTCTTCGACCTCAGCGGTAGCTGCACCAGGATAAAATACTGAGACTTGTACTTCGAACTTGTCGATTTCCGGAATAGTCTCTCGCTTCATCAACGGCAATACGAACAAGCCAGCCAGCATCAAACCCACCATAAGCAAATTGGCAGCAGTTGGGTGGATCGCAAAAAAGCGAATCACTCGGCAACTTCCTCTACTGCCACGGTCAGGTCTGAAACTCCCTTTTTGATATCGATGACAGATACTGCCGTCCCGCTGATTGCTGGGATAACATCAGTAGTTATCACCTGATCTCCAGGCACCAAGCCAGAGCGAACAACAGCTAGATCACCCTGGTAGTAGTCCACCGTTATGGTGCGAATCTTCAATTGATTATTTTCAGCCAAGTAGACCCGCCCTTCATGCATGGCTCTGCGAGGGATAACCAAAGCTGGCGAAGGAGGTGCAATAAGCTTAATCCGGGCATACATACCACGAAATAGGGGCGGCCGACCCTCGGCTACTATATTTCGATAAGGGTTATCCACTGCAACCACTACGGAGAGAGTTCTGCTTGTGGTATCCATGGTACCTCCAACTCTCACTACCCTGCCCCGCCATTCCACCGGTTTAATACCACCTACCAATCCAACCCTGGCCTCCAATCCCAATAAGGCATCTGAGAAGTCATCAGGCGAGAGAGTTTGATCACTGGGAGATTCAATACTCCGAAAAAGAGGCACTATTTGAGCCATTGTCAGTTCGGCTGAAACCTCCACCTGATCCATACCATAAGCGACAAAAAGCGGAGTCCCATGGGCAACAGACTGGCCAGCCTCCACATAGACATCACCGATCCGCACGTTATAGGGCAGGCTTATCCGGGTTCGCGATAACTGGTAGCGACTTTCACCAAGCAGCGCTTCAGCACGACTTATCTGGGCCTTTATCACCTGCCTACGAGTGGGAAATAGGGAGAGATTACCCTTTTGAAGTTCAACTTCTTGTCGCAACTTCAATACCCGTTGCTCCTCCGCATCAGCCGCTGAGCGAGAAACAATCCCCTTAACCGCCAACTGCTCTTTTCGCTGTAATTCCTGTTCCCCTAATTCCAGTGTCCTCTGAGCTATTTCCAACGAACGCTGGCTATTAGCCTTTTCAACCTCCAGTTCTTGCAATTTTGCGCGATAAACAGCCAAGTCACTCTCCGCTTGAGCAACGGCCAATTGATAGCTGGTTTCGTCAATATTTAGGATTGGTGCCCCGGCAGATATTATTGCGCCAGGTTCCAAATCAGCCGACACTGAAACCACTCGACCACCAACTTCAGAGTTTGCCTCAAGGATAAGGCTCGGCATCACCTCTCCAAAAGCAACAGTTTCAGCTCGAATAGGCATTCGCTTCACT
This DNA window, taken from Microbulbifer sp. VAAF005, encodes the following:
- a CDS encoding efflux RND transporter permease subunit, which codes for MIRFFAIHPTAANLLMVGLMLAGLFVLPLMKRETIPEIDKFEVQVSVFYPGAATAEVEDSICLPLEEATDGIPFIDERRCEAADNLGVMKLKMQEAGDMGQFLADIESAVDAIDSLPAESERPVIEELGRTQPVVSVALSADLPLIQLNQLAEHYRRELLRHPLVPIVKISGFSDHQLQVEISDYNLRQYGLSVADLAAIIDKQAIDMPAGKVTAPDREYQVRFTEKRRTAAELEELIVVKGMDGAEVRLGDIATIHDSFEKEEDKITFDGQRAALLVVQKNSVDDSLRVLEAVREFVQAENARLPEEMRLILTQDSASIVADRLRMIITNAWQGLILVALTLYLFFSGRYVFWVVMGLPVSFLGAFAVITALGISINMISLVGLLIAIGILMDDAIVLSESIATEYRDGRTPLQAVVIGTKRVARGVISSFVTTVTTVIVFSGLAFIKGDMGQVLKVLPVVLISVLVVSLIEAFLILPAHLRHALSYKENPPAWKIAFAQRFELWREYVGRVADKAVEYRYAFVGGVVGLFFVTVSLLPAGLVKFQGFPTLEGDLLQARILMPQGTSLVEMEKLVAYQKKALYLAAGNLSGKEVAPLIEHISVTYGVNGDAFESGSHVATINVDLLAAEVRHTSISELRQAWSKAAGDIPGAIAILYKEPSPGPAGRAIYLRLSGLDIDQLKGISIRLQNWLRSYKGVVNVLDDLRPGKPQLTVRMREGVYASGIDASVVASQLRAAYQGTEIDEVQYQGETYEIRVRMDGPSRSALSRFDELVIIHPETRQRVPLMAIADIEMHRDYARVQRINGERVVTVFADVFTERANASEILLDTQQNFFAPLEQEFPGLRATMKGEIENSLITGLSMGKALLIGAIGIYLLLSLQFRSYTEPVIVMMAIPLALIGVVWGHIIMGQNMTMPSMMGFVSLTGIVVNDSILLVEFVKLRVRKGMDVHTAASQASRDRFRAIFLTSLTTVAGLLPLMFETSLQAQILIPLVTSIVFGISSSTVLILLVLPALYGILKDFGLTERIQEPLDRLPEDVAASTT